From Neobacillus sp. PS2-9, the proteins below share one genomic window:
- a CDS encoding nuclease-related domain-containing protein produces the protein MVLKELPLPLRLILTNIVKKRLIKGHSKHSILEKDLAKRWAGYWGEVALSNYLKELPQEKYFIFYDLQLKHNGVHFQIDALLISRTHILIIEAKNIIGILQFDNVFKQLIRINHDGTEESFEDPRVQGQRLQSLLRGWMKSHGCDLLPVDYLVFFKSATNTILKTTSNDKTDLNKICKGRDLFNKINALEQRFKKELIDMEALNHIGNLLLSHHSPKEIKILEEYKLTGKEILSGVCCPNEQCLHTPMEYKKGKWVCSKCPLTSKDAHIDALSDYYYLIKPTITNSELRIFLNLPTSDTAQKILQRLKLQVTGKTRDRIYHLRPNEVKLCVL, from the coding sequence TTGGTTTTAAAAGAACTTCCTTTACCGCTGAGACTCATATTGACAAACATAGTAAAGAAACGGTTAATAAAAGGTCATAGTAAACATTCAATTTTAGAAAAAGATCTGGCTAAACGTTGGGCAGGATACTGGGGTGAAGTTGCCCTATCTAATTACCTCAAAGAACTCCCTCAAGAAAAATACTTCATTTTTTATGATCTCCAATTAAAACACAATGGTGTTCACTTCCAAATTGATGCGTTACTAATTTCCCGTACTCATATCCTAATTATTGAAGCAAAGAATATTATTGGGATTTTACAGTTTGATAATGTATTCAAACAGCTTATTCGAATCAACCATGATGGCACTGAAGAGTCCTTTGAGGATCCACGTGTCCAAGGTCAACGTCTTCAATCTCTTTTAAGGGGCTGGATGAAGTCACATGGCTGCGATTTGCTGCCGGTTGATTACCTAGTTTTTTTTAAGAGTGCGACCAATACAATACTGAAAACCACCTCCAACGACAAAACGGATTTAAATAAAATATGCAAAGGAAGAGACCTATTTAATAAAATTAACGCACTGGAGCAACGATTTAAGAAAGAACTGATTGATATGGAGGCACTTAACCATATAGGAAACTTACTCTTAAGCCATCATAGTCCAAAGGAAATAAAAATTTTAGAAGAGTACAAGCTTACAGGAAAAGAGATTCTTAGTGGAGTATGTTGTCCTAATGAACAATGCCTTCATACACCTATGGAATATAAAAAAGGAAAGTGGGTTTGTTCGAAATGCCCCCTAACCTCGAAAGATGCCCACATAGACGCACTTAGTGATTACTATTACTTAATTAAGCCAACCATTACTAACTCAGAACTTCGAATCTTTCTTAATCTCCCTACAAGTGATACGGCTCAAAAAATTCTTCAAAGATTAAAATTACAAGTTACAGGCAAAACGAGAGATCGAATCTACCACCTGCGACCCAATGAGGTGAAACTATGCGTTTTATAG
- a CDS encoding DEAD/DEAH box helicase produces MRFIVKNGLILPDLTNDESLPISKIPTIPHPPLNPLFAYNPDLQKLLSGKQLLLEDLPIHLIDIQTHYQNGYITYRKGIERSGDKFICTRCGNKDQQKFASYPCSRCGEQCHYCRHCLMMGRISECTPLIGWCGPEPDIPLPKNIMAWNGKLSAGQLTASNHVVEAILQNQEHLIWAVCGAGKTEVLFEGIEAGIKALKRICIATPRTDVVLELTPRLKAAFPELTIASLYGGSEDRHLFAPLTIATTHQLLRFYHAFDVIILDEVDAFPYTVEKSLQHAAIQSRKPNSAMIYLTATPNEKWQRECRTGKRNFTTIPARFHRHPLPVPEFVWSGDWQKLLKKDKLSAVVLRWIEKRLHAGKQVLLFFPHIPLMEKALNILQKINTEIEAVHAEDPERKMKVQRMRDKQIPLLLTTTILERGVTFPNIDVAVVGAEDPIFTESALVQIAGRAGRSKNHPDGVVTFFHYGKTEEMLKARKQIISMNREGKKRGLLDL; encoded by the coding sequence ATGCGTTTTATAGTAAAGAATGGACTGATACTCCCAGACCTCACAAACGATGAATCCCTTCCCATCTCCAAAATTCCAACGATCCCTCATCCGCCGCTCAATCCACTATTCGCCTATAATCCCGATCTACAAAAGTTACTAAGTGGCAAACAACTTCTCCTTGAAGATCTCCCAATACATCTCATCGACATACAAACTCATTATCAAAATGGCTATATAACCTACCGAAAAGGGATTGAAAGAAGCGGAGACAAGTTCATCTGTACTCGGTGCGGAAATAAAGACCAGCAAAAGTTTGCATCCTATCCATGCTCGAGGTGTGGAGAACAGTGTCATTATTGCCGCCACTGTCTTATGATGGGGAGAATTAGCGAGTGTACACCGCTTATCGGCTGGTGTGGCCCTGAACCTGACATACCGCTTCCTAAAAACATCATGGCCTGGAACGGAAAGCTTTCAGCTGGCCAATTGACTGCTTCAAATCATGTGGTAGAGGCTATTTTGCAAAATCAGGAGCACTTGATATGGGCCGTTTGTGGAGCCGGTAAGACAGAAGTATTGTTTGAGGGCATAGAGGCAGGCATCAAGGCTCTTAAAAGGATCTGTATTGCAACTCCAAGGACAGACGTTGTACTAGAACTCACGCCCAGATTAAAGGCAGCCTTTCCAGAACTGACCATTGCCTCCCTGTATGGTGGAAGTGAAGACCGCCACTTATTCGCTCCCCTTACCATTGCGACTACACATCAACTGCTTCGTTTTTACCATGCTTTTGATGTCATTATTTTAGATGAAGTCGACGCGTTCCCTTACACTGTGGAGAAATCCCTCCAGCATGCTGCCATCCAGTCGCGTAAACCCAATTCAGCCATGATTTACTTAACTGCCACCCCAAATGAAAAATGGCAAAGAGAATGCCGTACTGGGAAAAGAAATTTTACTACCATTCCAGCGAGATTTCATCGTCATCCACTTCCGGTGCCAGAATTTGTTTGGAGTGGCGATTGGCAAAAATTACTCAAAAAAGACAAGCTTTCAGCCGTTGTGCTTCGTTGGATAGAGAAACGTCTCCATGCAGGCAAACAGGTGTTACTATTTTTCCCTCATATTCCTTTAATGGAAAAAGCATTAAACATCCTTCAGAAAATTAATACTGAAATTGAGGCCGTACATGCTGAAGACCCTGAAAGGAAGATGAAGGTTCAACGCATGCGAGATAAGCAAATCCCCTTACTCTTAACGACAACGATTCTAGAGAGGGGAGTCACTTTCCCAAATATCGATGTGGCCGTTGTTGGGGCGGAGGATCCTATTTTTACAGAAAGTGCTCTTGTCCAAATTGCTGGAAGAGCAGGAAGAAGCAAGAATCATCCTGATGGAGTAGTCACTTTTTTTCATTACGGCAAGACCGAAGAAATGCTAAAGGCAAGGAAGCAAATTATCTCCATGAATCGGGAGGGGAAGAAAAGAGGTTTGCTTGATTTATAA